A genomic window from Thunnus thynnus chromosome 12, fThuThy2.1, whole genome shotgun sequence includes:
- the LOC137194646 gene encoding histone H2A-like codes for MSGRGKTGGKARAKAKTRSSRAGLQFPVGRVHRLLRKGNYAERVGAGAPVYLAAVLEYLTAEILELAGNAARDNKKTRIIPRHLQLAVRNDEELNKLLGGVTIAQGGVLPNIQAVLLPKKTEKPAKK; via the coding sequence ATGAGTGGACGCGGCAAAACCGGAGGCAAAGCCCGTGCTAAGGCAAAGACCCGCTCTTCTCGTGCCGGGCTCCAGTTCCCAGTCGGCCGTGTTCACAGGCTGCTGCGCAAAGGCAACTATGCGGAGCGTGTGGGTGCCGGCGCCCCCGTCTACCTGGCGGCTGTGCTGGAGTACCTGACCGCTGAGATCCTGGAGCTGGCTGGAAACGCTGCTCGCGACAACAAGAAGACCAGGATCATCCCCCGTCACCTGCAGCTGGCTGTCCGCAACGACGAGGAGCTCAACAAACTGCTGGGCGGAGTGACCATCGCTCAGGGCGGCGTGCTGCCCAACATCCAGGCTGTCTTGTTGCCCAAGAAGACCGAGAAGCCCGCCAAGAAGTAA
- the LOC137194654 gene encoding histone H4, with amino-acid sequence MSGRGKGGKGLGKGGAKRHRKVLRDNIQGITKPAIRRLARRGGVKRISGLIYEETRGVLKVFLENVIRDAVTYTEHAKRKTVTAMDVVYALKRQGRTLYGFGG; translated from the coding sequence ATGAGTGGTAGAGGCAAAGGTGGTAAGGGACTCGGTAAAGGAGGCGCTAAGCGTCACCGTAAAGTCCTTCGTGATAACATCCAGGGAATCACCAAGCCCGCCATCCGCCGTCTGGCTCGCCGTGGCGGTGTGAAGCGTATCTCCGGTCTGATCTACGAGGAGACCCGCGGAGTGTTGAAGGTGTTCCTGGAGAATGTGATCCGTGATGCCGTCACCTACACCGAGCATGCCAAGAGGAAGACCGTGACCGCCATGGATGTGGTTTATGCTCTGAAGAGGCAGGGACGCACTCTGTACGGTTTCGGAGGTTAA
- the LOC137194651 gene encoding histone H2B 3-like — MPDPVKAPKKGSKKAVSKATKTGKKKRKTRKESYAIYVYKVLKQVHPDTGISSKAMGIMNSFVGDIFERIAGEASRLAHYNKRSTITSREIQTAVRLLLPGELAKHAVSEGTKAVTKYTSSK; from the coding sequence ATGCCTGATCCAGTTAAGGCCCCGAAGAAAGGCTCCAAGAAGGCCGTGTCTAAAGCCACCAAGACCggcaagaagaagagaaagaccaGGAAGGAGAGCTACGCCATCTACGTGTACAAGGTGTTGAAACAGGTCCACCCCGACACCGGCATCTCCTCCAAGGCCATGGGCATCATGAACTCCTTTGTGGGGGACATCTTTGAGCGCATCGCCGGTGAGGCTTCCCGCCTTGCTCACTACAACAAGCGCTCCACCATCACCTCCAGGGAGATCCAGACCGCTGTCCGCCTGCTGCTGCCCGGTGAGCTGGCCAAACACGCCGTGTCTGAGGGCACCAAGGCTGTCACCAAGTACACCAGCTCCAAGTAA